A region of Sesamum indicum cultivar Zhongzhi No. 13 linkage group LG7, S_indicum_v1.0, whole genome shotgun sequence DNA encodes the following proteins:
- the LOC105166882 gene encoding stearoyl-[acyl-carrier-protein] 9-desaturase, chloroplastic gives MALRVSFVPHRIPAFPASQLRSHRVSMASTLHSPSAEVGNVRKPFSPPREVHVQVTHSMPPEKQEIFNSLHDWAEENILVLLKDVEKCWQPSDFLPNPSSPGFHDQVKELRERSMELPEDYFVVLVGDMITEEALPTYQTMINTLDAVRDETGASLTPWAIWTRAWTAEENRHGDLLNKYLYLSGRVDMKQIEKTIQYLIGSGMDPRTENNPYLGFIYTSFQERATFISHGNTARLAKDHGDYKLAQICGTIAADEKRHETAYTKIVEKLFEIDPDDTVLSLADMMRKKISMPAHLMYDGKDDNLFEHFSAVAQRLGVYTAKDYADILEFLVARWEVEKLTGLSSEGRKAQDYVCGLPPRIRRLEERAQARAKKRSAIPFSWIYGGKIMI, from the exons ATGGCACTCAGAGTCAGCTTTGTTCCCCACAGGATCCCTGCTTTTCCTGCTTCTCAGCTCAGATCTCACAGAGTTTCCATGGCTTCGACTCTTCATTCTCCCTCTGC AGAGGTTGGAAATGTTAGAAAGCCTTTCAGTCCACCGCGAGAAGTGCACGTCCAAGTGACCCATTCCATGCCGCCAGAGAAGCAGGAGATCTTTAATTCGCTGCATGATTGGGCTGAAGAGAACATCTTGGTGCTCCTTAAGGATGTTGAGAAGTGTTGGCAGCCGTCTGACTTTCTGCCCAATCCATCATCACCAGGCTTCCATGATCAGGTCAAGGAACTGAGGGAAAGATCCATGGAACTTCCAGAGGactattttgttgttttggtCGGAGATATGATTACAGAGGAAGCACTTCCAACTTATCAGACTATGATCAACACGCTAGACGCAGTCCGAGATGAGACAGGTGCTAGCCTCACTCCATGGGCTATTTGGACTCGGGCATGGACTGCTGAAGAGAATAGGCACGGTGACCTTCTGAACAAATATCTTTATCTTTCTGGACGTGTTGACATGAagcaaattgaaaaaacaataCAATACCTGATTGGTTCGGGAATG GATCCTCGTACAGAGAACAACCCCTATCTAGGATTTATCTACACTTCATTTCAGGAGAGGGCAACGTTCATTTCTCATGGGAACACAGCCAGGCTTGCCAAGGATCACGGGGACTACAAATTAGCTCAAATATGTGGCACCATAGCAGCAGACGAGAAGCGCCACGAGACGGCCTATACCAAAATTGTGGAAAAGCTCTTTGAAATCGACCCTGATGACACAGTATTGTCTCTTGCTGACATGATGAGGAAGAAAATCTCCATGCCTGCTCACCTGATGTATGATGGCAAGGACGACAATCTGTTTGAACACTTCTCAGCTGTGGCACAACGGCTGGGAGTCTACACTGCTAAGGACTATGCCGATATATTGGAATTCTTAGTAGCAAGATGGGAGGTGGAGAAGTTGACAGGTCTTTCCAGTGAGGGCCGGAAAGCACAGGATTACGTGTGTGGTTTGCCACCTAGAATTAGACGGCTGGAGGAGAGAGCACAAGCCAGGGCAAAGAAGAGGTCGGCTATTCCCTTCAGCTGGATTTATGGTGGCAAAATCATGATTTGA